The following are from one region of the Salicibibacter kimchii genome:
- a CDS encoding ectoine synthase, with translation MKIVNLEDIKGSDQEIDAGNWTSRRLLMKDDNMGYSVNDTIIRAGTETHIWYQNHLEAVYCIEGEAEVETLKDNKTYRITPGTLYALDEHDEHLLRGIKDARMICVFNPPLSGREVHDENGVYPADLD, from the coding sequence ATGAAAATCGTTAACCTTGAAGATATTAAAGGATCGGACCAGGAAATAGACGCCGGCAACTGGACAAGTCGCCGCCTGCTCATGAAAGATGACAATATGGGGTACTCGGTAAATGACACGATCATTCGCGCCGGAACAGAAACTCATATTTGGTATCAAAACCACCTTGAAGCGGTCTATTGTATTGAAGGAGAAGCTGAAGTAGAAACGTTAAAGGACAATAAAACGTACCGAATTACCCCCGGCACCTTATATGCCCTTGATGAACATGATGAACATTTATTGCGTGGAATTAAGGACGCTCGCATGATTTGCGTGTTCAACCCACCATTAAGCGGCCGTGAAGTTCATGATGAAAACGGCGTCTATCCCGCTGATTTGGATTAA
- the ectB gene encoding diaminobutyrate--2-oxoglutarate transaminase, with protein MTTNAMQVFEEKESVVRSYSRSFPTVFHKAKGYQLWDEANNEFIDFFSGAGALNYGHNDDRMKEKLVEYIQEDGIIHSLDMASKARREFLEAFNSTILEPRNMDYKVMFPGPTGTNAVESALKLARKVKGRTNIVSFTNGFHGMTLGSLAVTSNEFKRAGAGVPLGNALTMPYDKFIDESVETQMKHIRSFLDRDGSGVDKPAAIILETVQGEGGLNAASNEWLREIERLCRDIDALLIVDDIQAGVGRAGSFFSFEPSGIQPDIVCMSKSIGGYGMPMAITLIRPELDQWSPGEHNGTFRGNAPAFVTATAALEYWKDASFEKEIARKSDKITAFLQKMIEDYPELKGSLRGRGFIQGIRSDVPDLANNVSWHSFKNGLIMETAGPNDEVFKLFPPLIVDDDGLDEGLRRLELGIRDAVKE; from the coding sequence ATGACTACAAATGCGATGCAAGTTTTTGAAGAAAAAGAATCCGTGGTGCGAAGCTACAGCCGTAGCTTCCCCACCGTTTTTCACAAAGCGAAAGGCTATCAATTATGGGATGAGGCAAACAACGAATTTATTGATTTTTTCTCGGGAGCAGGCGCCCTGAATTATGGGCATAATGATGATCGCATGAAGGAAAAACTAGTCGAATATATCCAAGAAGACGGCATTATTCATTCTTTGGACATGGCTTCAAAGGCAAGAAGGGAATTCCTGGAAGCTTTCAATTCCACGATTTTGGAACCTCGCAATATGGATTATAAAGTCATGTTCCCCGGACCGACCGGAACAAATGCTGTTGAAAGTGCCCTTAAACTTGCCCGCAAAGTAAAGGGGCGTACAAATATTGTGAGTTTCACTAATGGTTTTCACGGAATGACACTCGGTTCTCTTGCCGTTACTTCTAATGAGTTTAAAAGAGCCGGTGCAGGGGTTCCGCTAGGAAACGCGCTTACCATGCCATATGACAAGTTCATTGATGAATCGGTAGAAACACAAATGAAGCATATCCGAAGTTTCCTTGATCGGGACGGCAGCGGCGTAGACAAACCTGCCGCCATCATATTGGAAACGGTGCAAGGTGAAGGTGGGCTTAACGCCGCCAGCAATGAATGGTTGCGGGAAATTGAGCGTTTGTGCCGAGACATTGATGCCCTCTTGATCGTCGATGACATTCAGGCAGGGGTTGGGCGCGCCGGGTCCTTCTTTAGCTTTGAACCGTCTGGAATCCAACCGGATATTGTCTGCATGTCCAAATCGATTGGCGGTTATGGAATGCCAATGGCGATCACCCTCATCCGTCCTGAACTCGACCAATGGTCACCAGGTGAGCACAATGGGACATTCCGCGGGAATGCTCCGGCCTTTGTGACAGCCACAGCCGCGTTAGAATACTGGAAAGATGCTTCTTTTGAAAAAGAAATTGCAAGAAAATCAGATAAAATCACTGCATTTCTGCAAAAAATGATCGAAGACTATCCAGAATTGAAAGGGAGCTTGCGCGGTCGAGGTTTCATCCAAGGTATTCGTTCGGATGTGCCGGATCTTGCAAACAACGTATCCTGGCATTCGTTTAAAAACGGACTAATTATGGAAACCGCGGGACCAAATGATGAAGTCTTTAAGCTCTTTCCGCCGCTCATTGTCGACGACGATGGCTTAGATGAAGGTTTGCGGCGTCTTGAGCTTGGTATTCGCGACGCGGTTAAAGAATAA
- the ectA gene encoding diaminobutyrate acetyltransferase, giving the protein MSATPTLQKESLTFDKPTVQDGSKMWELAKKLGLDLNSSYKYLMMSEYFSETCVVVKEKGELVGFITAFILPEKDDTVFVWQVGVDSSQRGKGLASRMLNELLERNACQEIKYLEATVTPSNDASQKLFRRLARTNETACHVSECFSEDLFPGDNHEAELSFKIGPIFR; this is encoded by the coding sequence ATGAGTGCAACTCCAACGTTGCAAAAAGAATCTTTGACTTTTGACAAACCGACTGTACAAGACGGAAGCAAAATGTGGGAACTTGCCAAGAAACTTGGTCTAGATCTTAATTCTTCGTATAAGTATTTAATGATGAGCGAATACTTTTCCGAAACTTGTGTAGTCGTCAAGGAAAAAGGAGAACTAGTTGGTTTCATTACTGCGTTCATCCTACCTGAAAAAGACGACACCGTATTTGTGTGGCAAGTGGGTGTAGATAGTTCACAACGCGGGAAAGGGTTGGCTTCTCGCATGCTTAATGAATTGCTTGAGCGCAATGCTTGCCAGGAGATTAAATACCTTGAAGCAACCGTCACCCCGTCGAACGACGCTTCGCAAAAACTGTTCCGGCGACTCGCCCGCACCAACGAAACCGCCTGTCATGTGTCGGAATGTTTCTCCGAAGATTTGTTCCCGGGGGATAACCACGAAGCAGAACTCTCTTTTAAAATTGGTCCAATCTTTCGGTAG